In the Dictyostelium discoideum AX4 chromosome 6 chromosome, whole genome shotgun sequence genome, ttatttttgtaaaaccaattattatttatattataaaataataaaaataaaaaattaaaaaataaataaataaattttatttttaaaattatttcaaattattttttttttttttaaatagattttttaatttattagaaagaaatagaaaatatattatttattttttttttttttaaatttttattttttatttttttccatcacaaaccaatttatttttttttttttttttattttttattttaatttaaaaaatttttaataaatggaaaaaaaaaaaaatttagaacaAGATTGTATTTTTAGAATAGTTATTATTGGATATGACTATGAGTGTGGTATAAAATcgttattaaaaaagtttactTTGGGAGAGTTTTCACCATTTCCTGAAAGTCAGGTTGGTGTAGACTTTGatattaaaactataaatgTTGATAATCAAGATATTAAACTTCAAATTTGGCcccaaaataaatattttaatgacACTTCAGATAAAAGAGATTTCCTTTACAAGGGAGCCCATGGATATTTATTAGTGTATGGATGTCATAGCCAAAAAAGTTTTGATAATCTATTAAATGATTGGATGGttcaaattgataaattttcaaatgaattcTCTAAAAGGAATTTAGTTTTGGTTTGTAATAATTCTGAAACTCCTGAAACATACATGACCAAACCAAATTACCTTGTTGATTCCAATATTACCAAACAATGggcaaattcaaaaaatattcctttttttgaaattaaccCAAAAGAGAACTTTAATGTTGATGAACCTTTTATACAACTTGCAAGGCTAattaaaaaccaaaattttattaattctacCAAATAGAAAAGTTTAATTTTCACTTCCAATTATTAAGGGTATAAATTtcctttaatttcaattcaattttctctctttaatttttttaaataaaaaataaaactattttgaaaaatgggttttaatgaaaaaaaaaaaaatagttgtATATTAAATccttaatgtttttttttttttttttttatttttatttttatatttttttattttataatatttgttttttttttttaa is a window encoding:
- the rabU gene encoding Rab GTPase, translating into MEKKKNLEQDCIFRIVIIGYDYECGIKSLLKKFTLGEFSPFPESQVGVDFDIKTINVDNQDIKLQIWPQNKYFNDTSDKRDFLYKGAHGYLLVYGCHSQKSFDNLLNDWMVQIDKFSNEFSKRNLVLVCNNSETPETYMTKPNYLVDSNITKQWANSKNIPFFEINPKENFNVDEPFIQLARLIKNQNFINSTK